The genomic stretch ACCAGTACCGTTGATATTGCTACTTTCTAATAAAACTAGGTTTTCTACATTAGGGGTCAAAGTATAAGTAACAGTTGAGCGTACGGTGTCTGTTCCCTCATTCAATAATTCTATTACTTGATCATTTGTACTGTCAATATAGTATCCATCATTTCCTGTACCCCCTCTTAGAGTATCATTTCCATCACGTCCGGTAAGAGTATCATTTCCACTATCACCTCTGAGAACATTATCGAAATTATTCCCGGTGATAGCGTTATTCAACGTATTGCCAGTACCGTTGATATTACTTGCTCCCTCCAAAATTAAGTTCTCTACATTAGCTGATAAAGTATAGGTGATAATTGAGCGTACGGTGTCTGTTCCTTCATTGGATAATTCGATCGCTCGATCCCCTGTGGTATCGATATAGTAGGTATCATTTCCCGTACCACCGATAAGACTATCATCTCCCAATCCACCGGTGAGAGTGTCATTGCCACCCCGGCCATTTAAGGTATCATTTCCCGTACCTCCTGTGAGAAGGTTATCAAAATTATTACCCGTAATAGTGTTGTTTAGAGTGTTTCCCGTACCATTGATATTACTTGTTCCTTCTAACACTAGATTTTCTACATTGGCACTTAAAGTATAGGCAACAGTCGATCGAACTATATCCGTACCCTCATTGGACAATTCTACAACTTGATCACCTATGGCATCCACATAGAAAGTATCATTGCCCGTGCCACCGATCATGGAATCGTTGCCATCTCCACCAGTTAGAGTATCATTACCGCCACGTCCATTTAAGGTATCATTACCATCTCCACCATTGAGAAGGTTATTAAGGTTATTCCCTGTAATATTGTTCCGTAAAGTGTTTCCTGTACCATTGATATTTCCTGCTCCTTCTAAGATTAGATATTCTACATTCGTTCCTAAAGTATAGGTAATAGTTGATCGAACTGTATCATTACCCTCACTCAATAATTCTACAACTTGATCACCTATGGCATTTACATAGAAAGTATCATTGCCCGTACCACCGATCATGGAATCGTTGCCATCTCCACCATTGAGAGTATCATTTCCAGTTCCACCGATGAGAGTATCATTTCCGTTTCCACCATTGACAGCATCATTTCCGGTTCCACCATTGAGAAGGTTATTGAAATTATTACCCGTAATACTGTTGTTTAGAGTGTTCCCCGTACCATTGATATTTCCCGTTCCCTCTAAGATTAGGTTTTCTACATTGGCACCTAAAGTATAGGTAATAGTCGATCGAACTGTGTCTGTACCCTCACTCAATAATTCTACCACTTGATCTCCGATGACATCTACATAGAAAATATCATTTCCTGTTCCACCAATCATGGAATCATTGCCAATACCACCGGTAAGAGTATCATTACCACCCCGTCCATTGAGAGTGTCATTTCCGGTTCCACCATTGAGAAGGTTATTGAGGTTATTACCCGTAATACTATTGTTTAGAGTGTTTCCTGTACCATTGATATTTCCTATTCCTCCTAGGATGAGGTTTTCTACATTTGCTCCCAGAGTATAGGTGATGCTCGATCGTACTGTATCGTTTCCCTCATTGGATAATTCTACGACTTGATCTCCTATGCCATCTATATAGAAAGTATCATTTCCCGTTCCACCAATCATGGAATCGTTGCCAGTACCTCCTGCTAGAGTATCGTATCCACCTATTAAAGTATCATTACCACCACGTCCATTAAGAGTATCATTTCCTTCTCCACCATTGAGAATGTTATTGAAGTTATTACCTGTAATACTATTGTTTAGAGTGTTTCCTAAACCATCGATATTTCCTGCTCCTCCTAGTATTAGGTTTTCTACATTTGCTCCCAGAGTATAGGTGATGCTCGATCGTACAGTATCGTTTCCCTCATTGGATAATTCTACAACTTGATCTCCTATTACATCGACATAGTATGTATCATTGCCAGTGCCTCCTACCAGACTGTCAGCATCTGTACCACCCTCTAAGATGTCATTTCCGTCGAACCCTTGTAGAGTGTCATTACCAGCTAATCCTTGTACGGTATCATTTCCCGTGCCTCCCACAAGATTGTTATTGTTATCATCTCCTACCAGTGATGGACCTATCTGATATGTATAGATTTCATTGTCAGTACCATCGTAGTTAGACCATACTATATTGCTTCCAGAGATTCGAGGTTCATAATCGTCAGTGGTATTGTTTGTTATCTGAGTGATTGTGGTGCCGTTGTAAAAATATATTTCATTATCATTCCCATCGTAACCATACCATACTATATTATTTCCAGAGATTTGAGGGTCGTAATCGTCCGTGGTATTGTTCGTTACCTGAGTGATTGTGGTGCCGTTGTAAAAATAGATTTCATAGTCATTCCCATCGTAACTACTCCACACTATATTATTTCCATAGATTTCAGGGTTGTAATCGTCTGCTGTGTTGTTAGTTACCTGAGTGGTTGTGGTGCCGTTATAAAGGTATATTTCATTGTCATTCCCATCATAACCGTACCATACTATATTGTTTCCTGAAATTTGAGGGTCTTGATCGAATGTAGTGTTGTTTGTTATCTGAGTAACTGTAGTGCCATTATAAAAATATATTTCATAGTCATTGCCATCATCATTATACCAGACTACATTGTTTCCCCAAATTTGAGGATCGTAATCGTATGTAGTATTATTCGTTAACTGAGTAATTGTTGTGCCATTATAAAAATATATTTCATTATCATTCCCATCGTAACCATACCACGTTATATTGTTTCCCCAAATTTGAGGATCGTAATCATCTGTCGTATTATTGGTTATTTGAGTAATTGTCGTACCGTTGTAAAAATATATTTCATAATCATTGCCATCATAGCCATACCACGTTACATTGTTTCCCGAAATTTGAGGTTCGTAATCGTTCGTAGCATTATTTGTTACTTGAGTAGTTGCTATGCCGTTATAAAAATAGATTTCATTGTCATTGCCATCATACCCGTACCACACTATATTACTTCCACAGACTTGAGGATCATAATCTTCTGTATCATTATTTGTTAATTGATTTAACTGAGTGGTGATAGTGTCATTATAAAAATAGATTTCATTGTCATTGCCATCGTATCCATACCACGTTACATTATTTCCCGAAATTTGAGGGTTATAGTCGTATGTAGTGTTGTTAGTTAATTGAGTGGTGGTGGTGCCGTTGTAAAAATAGATTTCATAATCATTGCCGTCATAACCATACCACGTTACATTATTTCCCGAAATTTGAGGTTCGTAATCATCTGTAGTATTATTGGTTAATTGAGTGGTAGTGGTACCGTTGTAAAAATATATTTCATTGTCATTCCCATCATACCCGTACCACACTACATTACCTCCAGAGATTTCAGGGTAGTAATCATCTGTAGCATTATTCGTTAACTGAGTGGCTGTAGTGCCGTTATAAAAATAGATTTCATAATCATTACCATCATACCCGTACCACACTACATTGTTTCCCGAAATTTGGGGGTAGTAATCGTCTATAGTATTGCTAGTTAACTGAGTGGTAGTGGTGCCATTATAAAAATATATTTCATTGTCATTACCATCGTAACCATACCACGTTACATTGTTTCCCGAAATTTGAGGGGAGTAATCGTCTATAGTATTGCTAGTTAACTGAGTGGTGGTGGTGCCATTATAAAAATATATTTCATAATCATTACCATCGTAACCATACCACACTATATTGTTTCCCGAAATTTGAGGGGAGTAATCATCTGTAGTATTGTTAGTTAATTGAGTGGTGGTGGTGCCATTATAAAAATAGATTTCATAATCATTACCATCATACCCATACCACACTATATTGTTTCCAGAGATTTGAGGATCATCATCGTCCCCAGTATTATTGGTTAATTGAGTGGTGGTGGTGCCATTGTAAAAATATATTTCATAATCATTACCATCATACACATACCACACTATATTGTTTCCAGAGATTTGAGGAATCTCATCATTCTCAGTATTATTGGTTATCTGAGTAATTACGCTATTGTTCTCAACATTAAAAATTTGCCCATTAACAGTGACGATATTCCAATCATTTTCAGTTTTCAGGGTGTTTAACTGTACATCACTCATGGGTTGATTTAACACCAAATTACGCCAAATTTCTCCTTCATCTCCTTGACTGTCTATATCGTTAATTTGGGCATCGATAAAGTGTCCTATTTCTTCAATGATTACATCCCGAATTTCTGTAAGGGATTTTGTCTCAAGAAAGGAAGATGATAAATAAATGGTGTTATTCAAAGCACTGTAGGCACCCTGAGCACCATTCATAGCAGTAGGGGATATTACTTCAATGTTTGGTAAATTGCTAAAGTTACCATTACCCCAGTCTGAGAAAATATTATCAGCTAAGGTAACGTTATAATTATTCCCAAAAGCGATACTTAAGTTTGTGTCGAGACTAGGATTGACAGAAGTTTCCAGCAAGAGTGCTTCGACTTGGGTTATGGCTTGATCTAATTTAGTCATTGGCTTAGTTATTAGAATATATCAAAATTTATGATTATAACCCTAACACTTTTTTTTTTAAATCCCATGAGTTTTTGTCATTAACATCACGAAATAGTAATAATTTGTTTTATTTGTTAATATTTTGAAGCATCTAAATCCTTAAGTGTGAAGACTTTTACTATTTCTCCCCAAAGTGGGAGGCAGGGCGGAGTAAAGGGAATTTTTCAGAATAATGATGGATCAATGCGATCGATGTTTTCTGCTTTATTCACAAGTTTTTGGGAAAATAAAAGCAATTATTTTGTTTAAGTACCGATAGCTAAGTTTTTTCGGTAAAATATGGGCAATACCCACCCTAAAGATTTATTCTATAAATGCCTATTCTTGATGTCACTGATTTACAAGTAGTTTTCACTGGTGATGAAGGTCAAAAATCGATCGCAGTGGATAAAATTTCTTTTACTTTACAAAAAGGAGAAATTATGGGCATTGTGGGAGAATCAGGATCGGGAAAATCCGTTACTTCCCTTGCTATTATGGGGTTACTCTCTGCGACGGGTAAAATTGTGGATGGTAAAATTAACTTTCAAGATAATCCAGACTTCCCCCCTATAAATCTCGTCAGTCTCACGGCTAGACAAAAAAGAGACTATCGTGGTGGTAAAATAGCTATGATATTTCAAGAACCGATGAGTTCTCTTAACCCCGTTTATAATATAGGTTTTCAAATTACTGAAGCGATAAGATTACATCAAAATATCTCTGAATTAGAAGCAAAACGACAAGCCATCAGTTTATTACAAGAGGTTAAACTTTTACCTACCGACACAGATTTAACTCAAGAATTTTTAGAGGAAAATACAAATAAAATCTCTACAGATAAAGAGATTCAAGCCTATATAAATCAAAGAAAACGATCGATTTTAAAACGTTATCCCCATGAGATGAGTGGTGGTCAGTTACAAAGAGTAATGATTGCGATCGCTATTTCTTGTCAACCGAGTATTCTAATTGCTGACGAACCTACTACTGCTTTGGATGTTACAGTTCAAGCCACCATTTTAGAACTATTAAAAGAATTATGCCGTAGTCGCCAAATGTCCTTAATTTTCATTACCCATGATTTAGCAGTGGTAGCTAATATAGCCGATAGTTTAGCAGTGATGTATCAAGGGAAAATCGTTGAATATGGAAAAACGACTGATATTTTATTTAATCCCCAACAACCCTATACTCAAGGTTTATTAGCCTGTCGCCCTCGTTTAGAGGAAACTCCCAGTTATTTACCCACCGTAGCAGATTTTATGGCAGATAACCACGAAACTATCTCGCCGTTGCCTTTGAGACAAATCAACTTAAATCAACCACTTTTAAAAGTAGATTCTTTGAAAGTAGGATTTCTTAAAAAAGGTGGTTTGCCTTGGGAAAAAGAGTATTTTTGGGCAATAAATGATGTCAGTTTTCAATTGTTTGCAGGAGAAACTTTAGGATTAGTGGGAGAGTCTGGTTGTGGTAAGTCCACCCTTGCTCGTACTATTTTAAGGTTAATTCCTGCTATGGAAGGATCGATCGAATTTTTAGGTCAAGATTTGATGACTTTACCCCCCAGAAGTAAGCGTTTAAGACAGTTACGGCGAGAAATGCAAATAGTGTTCCAAAATCCTTATAATTCTCTTAATCCCCGTCGCAGTATTGGTGATACGATCTCCGAACCGATGATAATTCATAGTATGGGGGGGAATTATGCTAAACGACAGGAAAGAGTGAGATACCTTTTAGATAGAGTTGGATTGAATCCAGATTGGTATAATCGCTATCCCCATGAGTTATCTGGTGGGCAACGCCAACGGGTATGTATTGCAAGGGCATTGGCTTTAAATCCTCAATTAATCATCTGTGATGAATCGGTATCAGCGTTAGATGTGTCTATTCAAGCCCAAGTTTTAAATCTTCTCAAAGAGTTACAAGGAGAGTTTGGTTTAACTTATATTTTTATCTCCCATGATTTAAGCGTGGTGAAGTTTATGAGCGATCGAATTATGGTGATGAATCAAGGTAAAGTGGAAGAAATGTCCACCGCTACCCAAATTATTAATAATCCCCAAAGAGAATATACCCGTAAATTAATTGCTTCTATTCCAAAATTTCCCACGGCTGTTTAAGGATAAGGCTTATTTGAGATTATGCTTTTACTACTATTTCCTATTTCTTACCTTCCGTAATAATTATATATATATCTCAGGTTATAATTAACCTCAGTTCGATCAAAAAATATTGTCGAAAGGGTAGCTTTCAGTTATTGTTAAGTTAAATTTTTTGTTAATATTAGTAATTGATTACTTATTCTTTAATGGAAAAAGGCTAAAAGCTAACCGCTGAGAACTAAAAGCTAAAAGCTAATCGCTACCTTCACCTATAAATTTTCTAGCTCTCTCAGCTTATAACTAGGATATAATTGCTAATTGATTCATCGTCAAGTTAACATATAGCTGAGTCAATAATTTAGCGTAATTAATAAAATCTCTTGTCTTCTCGATTATCTATTTGTATTTTTGTTCCCGTAGTGCAAATTGTTCACTCTTTAACCCATTTACTGAGTGGCGATGGGACATTGTCTATGTGCGATCGTTATCATTTACATATATTAAACTCTGTGATAGAATTGAAAGAATTTGTCATAGATAATAAAGAAAAATTAGACTGTTTAATTATACTAAATGATGAGATTAGCATTCCTGTCATTAACGAATTTTATGAATTAGGATTAATCTTACCTGTTGTTATTATCGAATCGGATGACCTTGATTTATCGAAAGAATCAGTAAATGTTGACTCAGAAGTTAAAGTAATTAACAATGTAACACATGATTTTGATAGTCTTAAACATATTTATCATAATGCCGAAGTGCATATTAGGTTAAGGCAATTAGGAAATATTACTAATTATATTGATAAAGCGATCGCTCAATTTTTACATTTAGCACCGAGTTGTTCTATTATGGAAAGTCCCCATAGTCAAAATACCTCTAAACAAATAGAACAAAAACAAAATTTTTTATTATTACAACAAAGAAGATTATCAGAAAAATTAAAAGAAAGATTAGGATATTTGGGTGTTTATTATAATCGCAACCCTAACTATTTTTATCGGTATCTTTCTCAAACAGAAAAACAAGAATTAATAGATCAATTAAGTACAGCTTATCGAGACATTATTTTAGATTATTTTGGTCAAGAAAATGAAGTAAATCAGGCGATCGATCAATTTGTAAATCAAGCATTTTTTGCGGACTTATCTGTATCTCAAATCTTAGAAATTCATATGGAATTAATGGATCATTTTGCTCAACAACTAAAATTAGAGGGGAGAAATGAAGATATATTATTAGATTATCGATTAGCATTAATTGATATTATCGCTCATCTTTGCGAAATGTATCGTCGCTCTATTCCTAAAGAAGATTTACCTTTTGAGGTGCTATTTCCTGTAGATTAAATGGGAAAATAATTATAAAATACAAAACATATAAATAACTATTAAAATTACCTTATATGAGTCCCCTTAAAAAAACTTACGTTCTTAAGCTCTATGTAGCCGGGAATACTCCTAATTCTGTTAGGGCTTTAAAAACTTTAAAAAATATTCTTGAAGAGGAATTTAAAGGAGTATATGCCCTTAAAGTGATCGATGTGTTAAAAAATCCTCAACTAGCAGAAGAAGATAAAATTTTAGCCACACCTACTCTGTCGAAAGTTTTGCCTCCTCCCGTTAGAAAAATTATTGGAGATTTATCCGATCGAGAAAAAGTATTAATTGGTTTAGACTTACTATATGAAGAAATAAGAGATCGAGAATAACAATTTTTTTAACAAATATAAAACAACTTTTTTAAAAATTAATTTAATAACTTTAATTGAGCAAATGGATAGTATAGAAAAAGAAGAATTAAGAGCAAAAGGAGTCAAAAAAATTCGCACCATGATCGAGGGATTTGACGAGATAAGTCATGGTGGTTTACCCATAGGAAGAACAACTCTTGTTAGCGGAACATCTGGGACAGGAAAAACCCTTTTTGCTATCCAATTTTTATATCACGGCATTAAATATTTTGAATATCCGGGGTTGTTTATTACCTTTGAAGAATCTCCTAATGACATTATCCAAAATGCCTATAGTTTCGGTTGGGATTTACAAAGTTTAATTGATGAGGGTAAACTATTTATACTGGACGCATCCCCTGATCCTGAAGGTCAAGAAGTAGTGGGTAATTTTGATTTATCTGCTTTAATCGAACGTATCCAATATGCTGTCAAAAAATATCAAGCCAAATTAGTCTCGATCGACTCTGTTACTGCTATATTTCAACAGTATGATGGAGCTTCGGTGGTGAGAAGAGAAATTTTTCGTCTAGTGGCGAGATTGAAATTACTAGGGGTTACTTCTTTAATGACAACAGAAAGAACAGAAGAATATGGGCCTGTAGCACGTTTTGGGGTAGAAGAATTTGTATCCGATAACGTGGTTATTGTGCGTAATGTCTTGGAAGGAGAAAGAAGAAGACGTACCGCAGAAATTTTAAAGTTACGAGGTACAACCCACATGAAAGGAGAATATCCCTTTACTATCACTAGCGATGGGATCAATATCTTTCCCCTTGGTGCAATGCAACTTACACAACGATCGTCTAATGTCCGTATTTCATCAGGCATTAAGATTCTTGACGAAATGTGCGGAGGCGGATTTTTTAAAGATTCCATCATTTTGGCGACGGGTGCGACAGGTACAGGTAAAACTCTATTAGTGAGTAAATTTTTAGAAGAAGGTTGCCGACAAGGTGAAAGGGCTATTTTATTTGCCTATGAAGAATCCAGGGCACAATTATCTCGAAATGCGTCTTCTTGGGGTATCGATTTTGAGGAAATGGAACAAAAAGGACTACTTAAGTTATTATGTTCCTATCCTGAGTCCGCAGGATTAGAAGATCATTTACAAATGATTAAATCAGAAATTGCTGAATTTAAACCTAGTCGTATTGCGATCGACTCCTTATCAGCTTTAGCCAGAGGAGTTACAAATAATGCTTTTCGTCAATTTGTGATCGGGGTGACAGGATACGCTAAACAAGAAGAAATTACTGGATTTTTTACGAATACGACGGATCAGTTTATGGGTGCTCATTCCATTACGGAATCTCATATTTCCACCATTACCGACACAATTTTAATGTTGCAGTATGTAGAAATTAGAGGAGAGATGTCACGAGCGATCAACGTCTTTAAAATGCGGGGATCATGGCATGATAAAGGTATCCGAGAATATAGTATTAGTAAAGCAGGACCAGATATTAAAGACTCCTTCCGTAACTATGAACGTATTATTAGTGGTTCACCAAGTCGAATTAGTATTGACGAAAAAACAGAATTATCTCGTATTGTCAAAAATGTCAAAGATAAAATAGCAGAATAAGTATTGAGCATAGGAAAACCGGTTAGGATAAGACGAGGAGACTGGAAAAAAATTTTCTATTTCTAAAATCTTTAATTTACATTTTTTTAAGATAGTGAAAATGCCTCAAACTATTATCCATTAATCATTGCCTATTCCCCGTGAAAAGCAATAAACTTAGATAAATCCTTAGTTTTTCAGTACTTTATCCATTACATCCACATCCTGTATGGGAACATCCGGTAGTACCCTCTTTATGACCTTCAGCACAAGCAGTAGAACAGAAATACTTACCTTCTTTTTGAAGGGCTGTTCCTATATCTACGATACATAAACAAGAAGGACACGCACATTTCATTTGAGTAATAGTAGCTGTTGTCATAATTTAATTAACTCCTTTTTTACATGAATATCTGAACAATCATTCAATCTTTTTTTCGATTATAACTTAAAATCTAAAAATGTGTTCATATCATCAATTATTTTTCTAAATAAAAAGACTTCTGCAAAAAGTAAAGGAAAAGGGAAGAGTGAATAAAATTGAAATTAGTATAATATTTTGTCAACTACAAAAATATTTTTTCTAAAATTACGAAAATAAGCAACACTCGGCCTTCTGGTATAGTTAATTCAGGATACTTACGATCGATTAAAAAGAATGTCAGGACAAAATTGGCAAGGAAAAATTAACCTAGTTTATGAATATCAAGAAGGTAAAACTAAGATAAAATCTGCTTATCATCAAGCACCATTAAAAATTCAACGATCGTTTTATCCAGAGGGTGATTCTATCTGTCATAGTGTTATTTTACATACTGCGGGAGGAATTGTTGGAGGAGACATTTTAAGTCAAACTATTCATTTATCTTCTAATTCACAAGTATTTATTACGACTCCAGCCGCTACTAAAATTTATCGTACACAGGAAAAAAAAGCCTTTCAAGAAATAATTATTAACTTAGAAAATGATACTTATTTAGAATACTTACCTCAAGAAACGATCGTTTTTAATAAATGTCAATATCAACAAAAATTAAGGGTAAATTTAAGAGAAAATGCGACATGGTTGGGGTGGGAAATAATCCGTTTTGGTAGAAGTGCTAGGGGAGAAATTTTTACTCATGGACAATGGCTCAATCAGACGGAAGTCTGGTATAAAGATAAACCTTTATGGATCGATCGACAATTATTACAAGGAGAAAGTA from Geminocystis sp. NIES-3709 encodes the following:
- a CDS encoding ABC transporter ATP-binding protein; the protein is MPILDVTDLQVVFTGDEGQKSIAVDKISFTLQKGEIMGIVGESGSGKSVTSLAIMGLLSATGKIVDGKINFQDNPDFPPINLVSLTARQKRDYRGGKIAMIFQEPMSSLNPVYNIGFQITEAIRLHQNISELEAKRQAISLLQEVKLLPTDTDLTQEFLEENTNKISTDKEIQAYINQRKRSILKRYPHEMSGGQLQRVMIAIAISCQPSILIADEPTTALDVTVQATILELLKELCRSRQMSLIFITHDLAVVANIADSLAVMYQGKIVEYGKTTDILFNPQQPYTQGLLACRPRLEETPSYLPTVADFMADNHETISPLPLRQINLNQPLLKVDSLKVGFLKKGGLPWEKEYFWAINDVSFQLFAGETLGLVGESGCGKSTLARTILRLIPAMEGSIEFLGQDLMTLPPRSKRLRQLRREMQIVFQNPYNSLNPRRSIGDTISEPMIIHSMGGNYAKRQERVRYLLDRVGLNPDWYNRYPHELSGGQRQRVCIARALALNPQLIICDESVSALDVSIQAQVLNLLKELQGEFGLTYIFISHDLSVVKFMSDRIMVMNQGKVEEMSTATQIINNPQREYTRKLIASIPKFPTAV
- a CDS encoding circadian clock protein KaiA; this encodes MSSRLSICIFVPVVQIVHSLTHLLSGDGTLSMCDRYHLHILNSVIELKEFVIDNKEKLDCLIILNDEISIPVINEFYELGLILPVVIIESDDLDLSKESVNVDSEVKVINNVTHDFDSLKHIYHNAEVHIRLRQLGNITNYIDKAIAQFLHLAPSCSIMESPHSQNTSKQIEQKQNFLLLQQRRLSEKLKERLGYLGVYYNRNPNYFYRYLSQTEKQELIDQLSTAYRDIILDYFGQENEVNQAIDQFVNQAFFADLSVSQILEIHMELMDHFAQQLKLEGRNEDILLDYRLALIDIIAHLCEMYRRSIPKEDLPFEVLFPVD
- the kaiB gene encoding circadian clock protein KaiB, producing the protein MSPLKKTYVLKLYVAGNTPNSVRALKTLKNILEEEFKGVYALKVIDVLKNPQLAEEDKILATPTLSKVLPPPVRKIIGDLSDREKVLIGLDLLYEEIRDRE
- the kaiC gene encoding circadian clock protein KaiC, which codes for MDSIEKEELRAKGVKKIRTMIEGFDEISHGGLPIGRTTLVSGTSGTGKTLFAIQFLYHGIKYFEYPGLFITFEESPNDIIQNAYSFGWDLQSLIDEGKLFILDASPDPEGQEVVGNFDLSALIERIQYAVKKYQAKLVSIDSVTAIFQQYDGASVVRREIFRLVARLKLLGVTSLMTTERTEEYGPVARFGVEEFVSDNVVIVRNVLEGERRRRTAEILKLRGTTHMKGEYPFTITSDGINIFPLGAMQLTQRSSNVRISSGIKILDEMCGGGFFKDSIILATGATGTGKTLLVSKFLEEGCRQGERAILFAYEESRAQLSRNASSWGIDFEEMEQKGLLKLLCSYPESAGLEDHLQMIKSEIAEFKPSRIAIDSLSALARGVTNNAFRQFVIGVTGYAKQEEITGFFTNTTDQFMGAHSITESHISTITDTILMLQYVEIRGEMSRAINVFKMRGSWHDKGIREYSISKAGPDIKDSFRNYERIISGSPSRISIDEKTELSRIVKNVKDKIAE
- a CDS encoding metallothionein, with the translated sequence MTTATITQMKCACPSCLCIVDIGTALQKEGKYFCSTACAEGHKEGTTGCSHTGCGCNG
- a CDS encoding urease accessory protein UreD gives rise to the protein MSGQNWQGKINLVYEYQEGKTKIKSAYHQAPLKIQRSFYPEGDSICHSVILHTAGGIVGGDILSQTIHLSSNSQVFITTPAATKIYRTQEKKAFQEIIINLENDTYLEYLPQETIVFNKCQYQQKLRVNLRENATWLGWEIIRFGRSARGEIFTHGQWLNQTEVWYKDKPLWIDRQLLQGESNLFSAINGLANKPVIGNLTLISAKINQDIIREIRELIESKFTNLIICITTLQQGLLCRYHGNSVSEAKTCLTAIWQLLRAKYGLNSLIKPRYW